A window of the Janthinobacterium agaricidamnosum NBRC 102515 = DSM 9628 genome harbors these coding sequences:
- a CDS encoding TonB-dependent receptor plug domain-containing protein, with protein MLIKPLSITLAIAAAFPSFAAAQELERVVVTGSNIRVTQKEGASAVQVITAKELQASGKSSIADVLRSISANSGNSYNEQYTGSFSAGTAGLSLRGLGQKNTLILVNGKRVSSYATAQDLRETFVDLNSLPMAAVQRIEVLKDGASSVYGSDAVAGVVNIILYKEFTGTELTAQVGGSTEGTGQKEKSAALQTGFGQLEKDGYSLVLSVDAQQRDKLQQSDVSWLRDADFRNQQRGALAWVPTSYAGTDPTNILGGAGGPLQLTPYNSITPGKSGNVLAYNPAPYRTLIPGIQRVHTSARATVRLNQDTEAYAEILNSYSRADQTFSAPLTVSSNLRAWNNGKQALDSIPVVLPVGHPNNPGNTPLPFTATLFDLGPRMKSDKVEFYRALAGAKGTLAGWDWDASYGHSASKLEETVQNFVNRYEFEKVLAEGSYNFVDQSKNSEAVRNRLRLSTLRPAESTLDTVDFSAARELWQLPAGTVGFAAGAQWRREKMNSHTSSAVLSGTELRPAINIIDGSRDVSALFAEFNIPVIKDLNLNLAGRNDRYSDFGSAFSPKASVRYQAADWLLLRGTLSRGFRAPSLPEITNSTSVSYDNVIDPRDPVTPNQKRGVTYLTVANPALQPERSNNLNLGFVIAPTSNSSLGVDYYRIKQKGVIGTESADTIIANEAAFPAKVARDAQGRITTLFRQYRNQGDREVSGIDIDARHRLLGKEWGNLTLNGQLSRVFRFAEPLSDGAPLTNGAGTNYFGSIPKWRGVSSATWDIGHWSNTLTWTYVGSYAQSTHLDESVAAFSTLDLNASWKVTQAASVSFIVQNLANKRASWDYSSTSSFDFTQADPRGRFAAVKLHYKF; from the coding sequence ATGTTGATCAAGCCACTCAGTATTACCCTGGCGATCGCCGCCGCCTTCCCGTCGTTCGCCGCGGCGCAAGAACTGGAACGCGTCGTCGTCACCGGTTCGAATATCCGCGTCACGCAAAAAGAGGGCGCCAGCGCGGTGCAAGTGATCACTGCCAAGGAGCTGCAGGCCAGCGGCAAGTCCAGCATCGCCGACGTGCTGCGCTCGATTTCCGCCAATAGCGGCAATAGCTACAACGAACAATATACCGGCAGTTTTTCAGCCGGCACCGCCGGCCTGTCGCTGCGCGGCCTGGGCCAGAAAAATACGCTGATCCTGGTCAATGGCAAGCGCGTCAGCAGCTATGCGACGGCGCAGGATTTGCGCGAAACCTTCGTCGACCTGAACAGCTTGCCGATGGCGGCGGTGCAGCGCATCGAAGTGCTGAAGGATGGCGCCTCGTCGGTGTACGGTTCCGATGCGGTGGCCGGCGTGGTCAACATCATTTTGTACAAGGAATTCACCGGCACCGAATTGACGGCCCAGGTGGGCGGTTCGACCGAAGGCACCGGCCAGAAAGAGAAGAGCGCGGCGCTGCAGACCGGCTTTGGCCAACTGGAAAAAGATGGCTACAGCCTGGTGTTGTCGGTCGATGCGCAACAGCGCGACAAATTGCAGCAAAGCGATGTGTCGTGGCTGCGCGACGCCGATTTCCGCAACCAGCAGCGCGGCGCGCTGGCGTGGGTGCCGACCAGCTACGCCGGCACCGATCCGACCAATATACTGGGCGGCGCGGGCGGACCGCTGCAATTGACGCCGTACAACAGCATTACGCCAGGCAAGAGTGGCAATGTGCTGGCCTATAATCCGGCGCCGTACCGCACCTTGATTCCCGGCATCCAGCGGGTGCATACGTCGGCGCGCGCCACCGTGCGCCTGAACCAGGATACTGAAGCCTACGCTGAAATCCTGAACAGCTATTCGCGCGCCGACCAGACCTTCAGCGCGCCGCTGACCGTCAGCAGCAACTTACGCGCCTGGAACAATGGCAAGCAAGCCCTCGATAGCATCCCGGTGGTATTGCCGGTCGGTCATCCGAACAACCCGGGCAATACGCCGCTGCCATTCACCGCCACGCTGTTCGACCTGGGACCGCGCATGAAGTCGGACAAAGTCGAGTTTTACCGCGCGCTGGCCGGCGCCAAGGGCACGCTGGCGGGCTGGGACTGGGATGCGTCGTACGGCCACTCGGCCAGCAAGCTGGAGGAAACGGTACAGAATTTCGTCAACCGCTACGAATTCGAGAAAGTCCTGGCCGAAGGAAGCTACAACTTTGTCGACCAGTCGAAAAATAGTGAGGCGGTGCGCAATCGTTTGCGCCTGTCGACGCTGCGTCCGGCCGAGTCGACGCTCGACACCGTCGACTTCTCGGCGGCCCGCGAATTATGGCAATTGCCGGCCGGCACGGTCGGCTTCGCGGCCGGTGCGCAATGGCGCCGCGAGAAAATGAATTCGCACACCTCGAGCGCCGTCTTGTCCGGCACTGAATTGCGTCCGGCCATCAATATCATCGACGGTTCGCGCGATGTGTCGGCGCTGTTCGCCGAATTCAATATTCCGGTGATCAAGGACTTGAACCTGAACCTGGCCGGCCGCAACGACCGCTACAGCGATTTCGGCAGCGCTTTTTCGCCGAAGGCCAGCGTGCGTTACCAGGCTGCCGATTGGCTGTTGCTGCGCGGCACATTGTCGCGCGGTTTCCGCGCGCCGTCGTTGCCGGAAATCACCAACAGTACCTCGGTCAGCTACGACAACGTGATCGACCCGCGCGATCCGGTGACGCCGAACCAGAAGCGCGGCGTGACCTATCTCACGGTGGCCAATCCCGCTTTGCAGCCGGAGCGCTCGAACAACCTGAACCTGGGCTTCGTCATCGCGCCGACCAGTAACAGCAGCCTGGGCGTCGATTATTACCGGATCAAGCAAAAGGGCGTGATCGGCACCGAAAGCGCCGACACCATCATCGCCAATGAAGCGGCGTTCCCGGCGAAAGTCGCGCGCGATGCGCAAGGTCGCATCACCACGCTGTTCCGCCAGTACCGCAACCAGGGCGACCGCGAAGTGTCCGGCATCGATATCGATGCGCGTCACCGCTTGCTCGGCAAGGAGTGGGGCAACCTGACCTTGAATGGCCAGTTGAGCCGGGTATTCCGCTTTGCCGAACCGCTGTCGGACGGCGCGCCGCTGACCAATGGCGCTGGCACCAATTATTTCGGCTCGATCCCGAAATGGCGCGGCGTCAGTTCGGCGACGTGGGATATCGGCCACTGGTCGAACACGCTGACCTGGACCTATGTCGGCAGCTACGCCCAGAGCACCCACCTGGATGAAAGCGTGGCGGCATTCAGCACGCTGGACCTGAACGCGTCGTGGAAGGTGACGCAGGCGGCCAGCGTCAGTTTCATCGTGCAAAACCTGGCCAACAAGCGCGCGTCCTGGGATTATTCGTCGACCAGTTCCTTCGACTTTACCCAAGCCGATCCGCGCGGCCGTTTTGCCGCGGTAAAACTGCATTACAAGTTTTAA
- a CDS encoding SAM hydrolase/SAM-dependent halogenase family protein — MASRFSKFIALAVFSTLLMAKAQAGSALVLLTDFGTADGAVSAMHGVAYGVDPTLAVSDLTHQIPDYNIWLGAYRLYQTANYWPQGSVFVAVVDPGVGTSRKSVVLKTKGGRYFVGPDNGLFTLIAERDGVAELREIDESVNRLAGSAESYTFHGRDVYAYVGARLASGKITYEQVGPKLPDDAVVKIAYQQPVRNGNVLRGIIPVLDEKYGNVWTNIPKALLDELNVKAGDLLQVRLLHGGKQVAQVTAPFEHTFGGVAKGKPLVYLNSLLDVAVAISQGNFAAKHHIQSGVDWEVEVTKAGPTAAAK; from the coding sequence ATGGCATCCCGTTTTTCCAAATTCATCGCACTGGCCGTCTTCAGCACCCTGCTGATGGCAAAAGCCCAGGCCGGTTCGGCGCTGGTCCTGCTGACCGATTTCGGCACTGCCGACGGCGCGGTCTCGGCCATGCACGGCGTCGCTTACGGCGTCGATCCGACGCTGGCCGTGTCCGACCTGACGCACCAGATTCCCGACTACAATATCTGGCTGGGCGCCTACCGCTTGTACCAGACCGCCAATTACTGGCCGCAAGGCAGCGTGTTTGTCGCGGTGGTCGATCCGGGCGTCGGCACCAGCCGCAAGTCGGTGGTGCTGAAAACCAAAGGCGGCCGTTATTTCGTCGGTCCCGACAATGGCTTGTTCACGCTGATCGCGGAACGCGACGGCGTGGCGGAATTGCGCGAAATCGACGAGTCGGTCAATCGCCTGGCCGGCTCGGCCGAGTCCTACACCTTCCATGGCCGCGACGTGTACGCCTATGTCGGCGCGCGCCTGGCGTCCGGCAAGATCACCTATGAACAAGTCGGCCCGAAGTTGCCTGACGATGCGGTGGTCAAGATCGCTTACCAGCAACCGGTGCGCAACGGTAATGTGCTTCGCGGCATCATCCCGGTCTTGGATGAAAAATACGGCAACGTCTGGACCAATATCCCGAAAGCGCTGCTCGATGAATTGAACGTCAAGGCCGGCGACTTGTTGCAAGTGCGTTTGCTGCACGGCGGCAAGCAAGTGGCGCAAGTGACCGCGCCGTTCGAACACACGTTCGGCGGCGTGGCCAAGGGCAAGCCGCTGGTCTACCTGAACAGCTTGCTGGACGTGGCGGTGGCGATCAGCCAGGGCAACTTTGCCGCCAAGCACCACATCCAGTCGGGCGTCGATTGGGAAGTCGAAGTGACGAAAGCGGGCCCGACTGCCGCAGCGAAATAA
- a CDS encoding Csu type fimbrial protein: MLRAKLSAIALISTVAGLMPGVTGAAVYSNGTSTATFDVTLKIIANCIIAAAPLDFGQSQGVLTTAVNVNTTLNVTCTATTPYNIGLNAGTGTGSSGTTRFMNGTGGNTATVQFNLYQAAGTTVWGNTQGTDTRSGTGTGLAQPITVYGQVPVQTTPIPDSYKSTITATVYF, from the coding sequence ATGTTACGCGCCAAATTGTCTGCCATCGCTTTGATTTCCACTGTTGCCGGATTGATGCCCGGCGTAACCGGCGCCGCCGTGTATTCGAACGGCACGAGTACCGCGACATTCGATGTGACGTTGAAAATTATCGCCAACTGCATCATCGCGGCCGCACCGCTCGACTTCGGCCAAAGTCAGGGTGTACTCACTACTGCCGTTAACGTCAATACGACGCTGAACGTCACGTGCACCGCCACCACGCCGTACAACATCGGCTTGAACGCCGGCACCGGCACCGGTTCCAGCGGCACCACGCGCTTCATGAACGGCACCGGCGGCAATACCGCGACGGTGCAGTTCAACCTGTACCAGGCCGCCGGCACCACCGTCTGGGGCAATACCCAGGGCACCGATACGCGTTCCGGCACCGGTACCGGACTGGCCCAGCCGATCACCGTGTATGGCCAGGTGCCGGTGCAGACGACGCCGATCCCGGACTCGTACAAGTCGACCATCACCGCGACTGTGTACTTTTGA
- the pnuC gene encoding nicotinamide riboside transporter PnuC produces MISPLEIAANAVMTVSIVLAGRNIVHSWWLGIIGCSLFAILFYDVRLYADVVLQLFFIATCAIGWVQWLRGAKGKPLPITRVNLRALGAMVAAGMAATVVYGLLLHTFTSAYAPFIDSTVLVFSIIAQLLLMGRRLETWAFWLLVNTVAVPLYASRGLYLTAVLYGAYWINAVVSWGWWRVQMRRTA; encoded by the coding sequence TTGATTTCTCCGTTAGAAATAGCCGCCAACGCGGTCATGACCGTGTCCATTGTGTTGGCTGGTCGCAATATCGTCCATTCCTGGTGGCTGGGCATCATTGGCTGCAGCCTGTTCGCAATCCTGTTTTACGACGTCAGGCTGTACGCCGATGTCGTCCTGCAACTCTTTTTCATCGCCACCTGCGCCATTGGCTGGGTGCAATGGCTGCGCGGCGCCAAGGGCAAACCGTTGCCGATCACCCGCGTCAACCTGCGGGCGCTGGGGGCCATGGTCGCCGCCGGCATGGCCGCGACGGTGGTCTACGGCTTGCTGTTGCATACCTTCACCAGCGCGTATGCGCCGTTCATCGATTCCACGGTGTTGGTATTTAGCATCATCGCGCAATTGCTGCTGATGGGGCGGCGCCTGGAAACCTGGGCTTTCTGGCTGCTGGTCAATACCGTCGCCGTGCCGCTGTACGCCAGCCGCGGACTGTATCTGACTGCCGTGCTGTATGGCGCTTACTGGATCAACGCCGTCGTGTCGTGGGGCTGGTGGCGGGTGCAGATGCGCCGCACAGCATGA
- a CDS encoding fimbria/pilus outer membrane usher protein, whose protein sequence is MTGARRYANAYVVCFAVAGAVAAVPLARAQNAALATLSAAAGASGTQNDLYLEVTLNAEATGLIMRFTPAGKGLRSSVDNLRQLGLDPQRFGLSVAEEVELDAIPGLSYEYDAARQSLALRVSDALRMPYQVSARGSQRAPAATVTPGAVLNYEAYGEFGRQRRLALFNELRYFNAEGVFSNSGTANWSPLGNQYLRFDTFWNHSNPETLESFQVGDVISSSLSWSRSVRMGGVQWRKNFQLRPDLLTFPVASVGGSALVPSSLSLYVNGIQQYSANVPSGPFVLNQVAGLNGAGQATVITRDALGRDVSTTLPLYVDTRMLAKGLSDYSVELGALRRDYGSKSFSYEKSPVASASGRHGVSDALTVEGHAELASGVYNGGAGLLWRAGQSGVFNTSLSASGGTRRGAQLGAGYQYLGQRFSIDAQTLRATPGFGDLASRDGSLTILAADRLSLNLALAGSQSLSFSYIGYRAPQTPSARIASLSYSVTLAKDLFLSLSAFQDLNAREKRGFFAGLSMAFGERMSASANLGRQSGQANSTFSLLSTPDFGGGFGWGLQSGTSGDTRYRQARLEYLGSDGRLSGMLQSAGGNNDSSLGASGALVLMDGHLAAARQVGSGFAMVSTGGIAGVPVLNENRQIGVTGGSGYMLIPNLNPYGNNQVAVSMDDLPVDARLSSSSMNVVPKMLSGVLAEFRVERYSAATIIVHGRDGKDLPSGLPVLHVESGNRTLLGYDGMIFIDDLQADNHVRIGDGDDLCEVRFSYRRSDSSGLPVIGPLTCLPLIPKEGK, encoded by the coding sequence ATGACAGGTGCACGGCGCTACGCAAATGCTTATGTAGTGTGCTTCGCCGTGGCGGGCGCGGTGGCGGCGGTGCCGCTGGCGCGGGCCCAGAATGCCGCGCTGGCCACCTTGTCCGCCGCAGCGGGAGCGTCGGGAACACAAAACGATTTATATCTGGAGGTCACGTTGAACGCTGAAGCAACCGGCTTGATCATGCGCTTTACGCCAGCCGGCAAAGGCTTGCGCAGCAGCGTGGACAATCTGCGTCAGCTCGGGCTGGACCCGCAGCGCTTCGGCCTGTCCGTAGCGGAAGAAGTCGAGCTGGATGCGATCCCCGGCCTCAGCTATGAATACGACGCGGCCCGCCAGAGCCTGGCGCTGCGCGTCAGCGACGCCTTGCGCATGCCGTATCAAGTCAGCGCGCGCGGCAGCCAGCGCGCACCGGCGGCCACGGTGACGCCGGGCGCGGTGCTCAATTACGAAGCCTATGGCGAATTCGGCCGGCAGCGCCGGCTGGCGCTGTTCAACGAGCTGCGCTATTTCAATGCCGAGGGCGTGTTCAGCAACAGCGGCACCGCCAACTGGTCGCCGCTCGGCAATCAGTACCTGCGTTTCGACACTTTCTGGAATCATTCCAATCCGGAGACGCTGGAATCGTTCCAGGTCGGCGACGTGATTTCCTCGTCCTTGTCATGGAGCCGTTCGGTGCGCATGGGAGGCGTGCAATGGCGCAAAAATTTCCAGTTGCGGCCGGACTTGCTGACTTTCCCGGTCGCCTCGGTCGGTGGCTCGGCGCTGGTGCCATCGTCGCTGAGCCTGTATGTCAATGGCATCCAGCAATACTCCGCGAATGTGCCGAGCGGGCCGTTTGTATTGAACCAGGTCGCCGGGCTCAACGGCGCCGGCCAGGCCACCGTGATCACCCGCGATGCGCTGGGCCGCGACGTCAGCACCACGTTGCCGCTGTATGTCGATACGCGCATGCTGGCCAAGGGCCTGAGCGATTATTCGGTCGAGCTGGGCGCGCTGCGGCGCGATTACGGCAGCAAGTCGTTCAGTTATGAAAAATCGCCGGTGGCCAGCGCGTCCGGCCGCCATGGCGTCAGCGATGCGCTGACCGTCGAAGGGCACGCCGAGCTGGCCAGCGGCGTGTATAACGGCGGCGCCGGCCTGCTGTGGCGCGCCGGCCAGTCCGGCGTGTTCAATACGTCGCTGTCGGCCAGCGGCGGCACGCGTCGCGGCGCACAGCTGGGCGCCGGTTATCAATACCTGGGGCAGCGTTTCAGCATCGATGCGCAAACGCTGCGCGCCACGCCCGGTTTCGGCGACCTGGCGTCGCGCGACGGCAGCCTGACCATCCTGGCGGCCGACCGCTTGTCGCTGAACCTGGCGCTGGCCGGCAGCCAGAGCCTGAGCTTCAGTTATATAGGCTACCGGGCGCCGCAAACGCCGTCCGCGCGCATCGCCTCGCTGTCGTATTCCGTGACGCTGGCCAAGGACCTGTTCCTCAGCCTGAGTGCCTTCCAGGATTTGAACGCACGCGAGAAACGGGGCTTTTTTGCCGGACTCAGCATGGCTTTCGGCGAGCGCATGTCGGCCAGCGCCAACCTGGGCCGCCAGTCGGGGCAGGCGAACAGTACGTTCAGCCTGCTCAGCACGCCGGATTTCGGCGGCGGTTTCGGCTGGGGCTTGCAATCGGGCACTTCCGGCGATACCCGCTACCGCCAGGCGCGCCTCGAATACCTGGGCAGCGACGGGCGGCTGTCGGGCATGCTGCAAAGTGCCGGCGGCAATAACGATTCTTCGCTGGGCGCTTCGGGCGCGCTGGTGTTGATGGATGGCCACCTGGCTGCCGCGCGCCAGGTCGGCAGCGGTTTTGCGATGGTGTCCACCGGCGGCATCGCCGGCGTGCCGGTGCTGAATGAAAACCGCCAGATCGGCGTGACCGGCGGCAGCGGCTACATGCTGATCCCGAATTTGAATCCCTATGGTAATAACCAGGTCGCGGTCAGCATGGATGACTTGCCGGTCGATGCGCGGCTCAGCAGTTCGAGCATGAACGTGGTGCCGAAAATGCTGTCCGGCGTGCTGGCTGAATTCCGCGTCGAGCGCTACAGCGCCGCGACCATCATCGTGCATGGCCGCGACGGCAAGGACTTGCCGTCCGGCCTGCCGGTGCTGCATGTCGAAAGCGGCAACCGCACCTTGCTCGGTTATGACGGCATGATCTTCATCGACGATTTGCAGGCCGATAACCATGTCCGCATCGGCGACGGCGACGATCTGTGCGAAGTGCGTTTCAGCTACCGGCGCAGCGACAGCAGCGGCTTGCCGGTGATCGGTCCGCTGACCTGCCTGCCGTTGATACCGAAGGAGGGCAAATGA
- a CDS encoding fimbrial biogenesis chaperone translates to MKERLPFFHLPRLPLLAVLACLWPVPGGAANLQISPVMINFLAEQNSAGINLQNLGVEPMVGQVRVFLWEQQNGDDVLTPTQEVVASPPIVEVAPSSRQTIRLVRTQKAGGGERTYRVLIDELAREDGSGKSGVDIRLRYSVPVFVAAPGGPGKENLSWTFFRKDGDWMLRLQNSGNYHAQIGAFSVANQAGKKYVLSEGLFGYVLAGRMREWRLPVARDADLNGALTLTVNVNAKALIAKNTTQE, encoded by the coding sequence ATGAAAGAGCGCCTGCCGTTTTTTCATTTGCCGCGCCTGCCGCTGCTGGCGGTGCTGGCCTGCCTCTGGCCGGTGCCGGGCGGCGCGGCGAACCTGCAGATTTCGCCGGTGATGATCAATTTCCTCGCCGAACAGAATTCGGCGGGCATCAATTTGCAGAACCTCGGCGTCGAGCCGATGGTCGGGCAAGTGCGGGTATTCCTGTGGGAACAGCAAAACGGCGACGACGTGCTGACGCCGACCCAGGAAGTGGTGGCCAGTCCGCCCATCGTCGAGGTCGCGCCGAGCAGCCGGCAAACCATCCGCCTGGTGCGCACGCAGAAAGCCGGTGGCGGGGAGCGCACTTACCGCGTACTGATCGATGAATTGGCGCGCGAGGATGGCAGCGGCAAAAGCGGGGTCGATATCCGGCTGCGTTATTCGGTGCCGGTGTTTGTCGCGGCGCCGGGCGGGCCGGGCAAGGAAAACCTGAGCTGGACTTTTTTCAGGAAGGACGGCGACTGGATGCTGCGCTTGCAAAACAGCGGCAACTACCATGCCCAGATCGGCGCCTTCAGCGTGGCCAACCAGGCCGGCAAGAAATATGTGCTCAGCGAGGGTTTGTTCGGTTATGTGCTGGCCGGCCGCATGCGCGAATGGCGTTTGCCGGTGGCCAGGGATGCCGACCTGAACGGCGCACTGACATTGACGGTGAATGTGAATGCCAAGGCGCTGATTGCAAAAAATACGACGCAAGAATGA
- a CDS encoding response regulator has product MHLPSQVTEKSILIVDDSPFEQRLLMELLSEQPYRFSVAFNGFQGYQLALATHPDLILLDVRMPQMDGYTACRLLKANPETDDIPVIFLSGADAVDERIMGLQVGGVDYVSKPFTPGELAARIEVHLNLVPRGSGKAHAPDAAGTAPGALPHPDAVFVNAVKRLILDNLATLPQLSEIARSVGTYREKLTHMFREQTGMTVFAFIREARIARGVELLSNTDIDVQDIALLIGFHNAGNFATAFRERMGITPSAYRISLAENGTGRIERPVGFTISGEHGQAVPHKSH; this is encoded by the coding sequence ATGCATCTACCCAGCCAAGTCACCGAAAAAAGTATCCTGATCGTCGACGATTCGCCGTTCGAGCAGCGCTTACTGATGGAATTGCTGAGCGAGCAGCCGTACCGTTTCAGCGTCGCCTTTAATGGTTTCCAAGGCTACCAATTGGCGCTGGCCACCCATCCCGACCTGATCCTGCTCGATGTGCGCATGCCGCAAATGGATGGCTACACGGCGTGCCGGCTGTTGAAGGCGAATCCGGAAACCGACGATATCCCGGTGATCTTCCTCAGCGGCGCCGACGCCGTCGACGAACGCATCATGGGCTTGCAGGTCGGCGGCGTCGATTATGTGTCGAAACCGTTTACACCGGGCGAACTGGCGGCGCGCATCGAAGTGCACCTGAACCTGGTGCCGCGCGGCAGCGGCAAGGCGCATGCGCCGGACGCGGCCGGGACGGCGCCGGGCGCGCTGCCGCATCCCGACGCGGTGTTCGTCAACGCGGTCAAGCGCCTGATCCTGGATAACCTGGCGACGCTGCCGCAACTGTCCGAGATCGCCCGCAGCGTCGGCACCTACCGCGAAAAATTGACGCACATGTTTCGCGAGCAAACCGGCATGACGGTGTTTGCCTTCATCCGCGAAGCGCGCATCGCACGCGGCGTCGAACTGTTGAGCAATACCGACATCGACGTGCAGGATATCGCGCTGCTGATCGGCTTTCACAACGCCGGCAACTTCGCCACCGCGTTCCGCGAACGGATGGGCATCACGCCCAGCGCCTACCGCATCAGCCTGGCTGAAAACGGCACGGGGCGCATCGAGCGCCCCGTGGGTTTTACCATCTCTGGCGAACACGGCCAGGCCGTGCCGCACAAGTCACATTAA